DNA from Sulfodiicoccus acidiphilus:
CTGGATGCGGACGTATGGTGTCACCATCAGGATAGATCTCCCTTAGGACTATGGGAACTATGAAGTGGAAGATCCACCGTACGGAGTTTGTTCGCTTCGTTCATATAATCTGAATCAAGAAGACAAACACCAATACTGCGGTTATAATTGCCGCTGCAACTATCATCCACTTCGCCATCCTCTTGGAGCTCCCGAAAACTATCGGAACTGGACCAACGAATATTACCCCACCGAACTCCCCTTTCCCCTCCGATTCCTCGCTCCGCCCTTCACTCCTTCTACTAGCCTTTATGATCTCATAAATGACACCCGCAAATATCAGGAGGAAGCCCAAGAAAACTACGACGAACCCAAGTTCCAGTAGTTCCATAGGATCTACTTCAATCCCTCCGTTTTTATCTTATTCGCGAGGACCTCAACCTCAGTTGGCACTTGGACAGAGTCCATCATAGTTATTAGAGATCCGACCCTCTCCCTCAATGAATCGTAATTCAGCCCCCTCCTCTTGAACACTGATTGGAGCCAGTTCACTAACTCGTCCCTATTCAGATCCCTGAGTTCTCTGTCCTCCGGTACAATACCTATTCTCCTCAAAGATCCCACAACCGACTCCCTATTGAAGTAGCTTTCCATCTCCCTCCCTATTCTTACACAACCTGAGGAGTCCTCTCTACAATCTCCTACCACCACCACCCTCAGGTTCAATGCCTCCTCCAACTTCCTCCATAACCTGAGGTCAACCTCGCTGTTGAGCCTATACACCTTTATCCCTAGCTCCTCAGGATCTGCACCCACCTTGGCCATCCAATACTTCACTACCGATGGCTCGACGAGGCCAGTTGTGAGGAGGATGTGGTTACTAAAGAAGAGGTCCCCAGGAGAGACGCCGAGGAAGGTCATGGTCGACCTCACCTCGTCGTCGAGTCTGACAACTGAAGCGTAAGAGGAGTTCTCCTTCCTCTCCATGACGATCACCGCCTGAGCTAACGGTAAGACGTAAGGTGAGTGGGTAGTGGTAATCACCTGTAAAATGTCCTTCTCAGCCCAGTCCCTGATCAGCTTGAGGATCTTGTACTGAAGGGAAGGATGCATGTTGACTTCAGGTTCCTCCACTAACACCAGCTTACCTGGACTCATCCAGAATACGAAGAGTAGCATTATCACCCTTTGAAAGCCGCTAGCAGTGAGGTCTATGTAGACAGGAAGGCTTTGCATGTTTATGACGAGTTTCTTGAAGTCGGCGAAGTCTATTCCCTTAACCTCTGGGACGGTCTTGCTCACCAAGTTCACGAAGTCGTACCAGTACTTCTTCAAGTTTATGGGGGACCTGTTGAGCTCCGCCATTCTTTTCATTAGAGAATCGAAGTAGACTTGGTCGAAAATAGGGACGTAGTCGACCTGAGTCGCAACGTAATCCAGCACAGGCTCCAGGGCTCTTATGCCGTCGCTGCTCAAGGGTCTATCGTTCATGAAGACTGTCTCGGGCTCCCACTGCATCGCCTTGGACTTGTAGGATATCCTCACGGACATTGTGAGCTTCAGTGGCTCCTCCCTTCCAATGGCCCTAGCGACCTCGGCCGGCGAAAGTTGGACTGTCCCAGCGAGAGTGATCGGTTTATCCACATCGTAGTCCTTCCATAGGAGAACCTGCTCTTGCTCGGGATCTTCAAAAGTAGCCCTCATGAGGCCGGCCTTCATGTTCTTCAAGAAAAGGTAGACAGCTGAAAGCAAGTTGGTCTTCCCCCTTCCGTTGTATCCTACCACCACGTTAAACTTCTCTAGCTGAGGCAGGTTGACTTCAGCGAGTCCTCTGAAATTGGTGGCCTGAAAGCTGGTGAGCCTCACGAGTGTTCACTTCAATGGAGTATTACCGTTCAAGGCGTTAAAATGGTTGGGCGTCTAAAAAGAAGGCAATTTCTCTTCTTCAAGAAATAGGAGGTATTATGGGCAGTACTACTTAAAGGCTCGATCTCAAGTATCCTCCGTCTACGGGTATGAGAGCCCCAGTGACGTAAGTGGCAAGAGACGACGCCAAGAAAACGATGACGTTGGCCACCTCCTCAGGAGAAGCTATCCTGCCCAACGGAATGTTCTTTGTCATTTCCTCCTCCGCCTCCTTCTCAGTAATGGCTTTGGACTTGGCCCTGAACTTAACTAATTCCCTCACCCTGTCTGTCATGGCGTAACCTGGCATCACTCCGTTAACGAGGATCCCTTTGGGACCCAGTTGTCTGGCGACGCTTCTGATGAGTCCTGCCAGCGATATCCTCACTACATTGGATAAGTCTAGGTTATCCACTGGTTCCTTGAGGGTCATGGAGGTGGAGAGAACGATTCTCCCTCCCTTGCCCATCACCTTTGCCGATTCTCTCACTGCCACTACGGCGCTCATGAGCAGGAGTCTGAAGGCGTATTCCCAGTCGTCGTCCTTGAGGTCCATTATGGTGCCTGCCCGCGGGCTACCGGTGACGTAAGCCAAGACATCGAGACCTCCTAGTTGGGCTGTCCCCTCCCTTATAAGGGAGGCTACTTGGTCCTTATCTGTGAGGTCGCACCTCATGGACTTCACTGGTCCGTATTTGGAAAGTAAGGTAACGGCCTCGGCTAACCTAGATTGATCGTCGGAGGAGACGAGCACCGTGGCCCCCTCCTCTAAGAACCTCTTCGCTGTGGCGAACCCCAACCCCCTGCTGGCGGCGGTTACAATTACCTTTTTTCCCGACAGTCCCAAATCCATTTCAGATCAGGTACTTCTCTAGTCCTCCTCCTAAGAAAGCTTTCAGTTTTCTGAAGTCGGATTCGAGTTCCTCTTTCAGGGAAGGGTTGTAGAGAGCAGCGGCGGGATGGTAAGTGGGGAAGACCGTGGCGGTTTCTTCCCCTAGCTTAACCTTGAAGGTTCTTCCCCTAACCGACTCTATGGACTTGAAGTTGATCTGGCCCCTCGATAGAACATAGGCGGACGAATGACGTCCTAAAGTAACTAGAATCGTGGGCTTAACCAGGGATATTTCCCGTTCCAGATAAGACCAACACGCAGCCTCTTCTTCTGGGGTGGGTTCCCTGTTCTTAGGTGGTCTACACTTAACTAAGTTAGTTATGTAAACCTCTGTTCTGCTCAGTCCCAGGACATCCTCGATAAGTTTAGTCAGAAATTTGCCCGCCGCTCCAACGAAAGGCCTCCCTTCCGCGTCTTCGTTAGCTCCTGGGGCTTCTCCGACGAACATGGGACATCTTCTAGAGCCCTCACCTGGGACTGCGTTGGTCCTACTCCTCCAAAGTGGGCATCTACTGCAGCCCAATACCTCCGCCCTAAGCTGATCTAGAGTCAACACAGAGAGTCTAGGGTGAGGGAAAAAAACTCACTTCCTCCTCTTATTACTCCCGAAGAGTACTACTCCCACGACTACCACTACGGCCACGACTATGATTCCTATAACGAGAGGGCTGGAGAGTTCCCTAAGTAAAACTTGTGTCAATGGAGGAGAAACATAGACGTTGAAGTCAGAAGCTTGAGCGAACGGCACGAAGGAACCAGTCTGGTTCCACACTGCTGTAACACTCTCGGTAT
Protein-coding regions in this window:
- a CDS encoding SDR family oxidoreductase, with amino-acid sequence MDLGLSGKKVIVTAASRGLGFATAKRFLEEGATVLVSSDDQSRLAEAVTLLSKYGPVKSMRCDLTDKDQVASLIREGTAQLGGLDVLAYVTGSPRAGTIMDLKDDDWEYAFRLLLMSAVVAVRESAKVMGKGGRIVLSTSMTLKEPVDNLDLSNVVRISLAGLIRSVARQLGPKGILVNGVMPGYAMTDRVRELVKFRAKSKAITEKEAEEEMTKNIPLGRIASPEEVANVIVFLASSLATYVTGALIPVDGGYLRSSL
- a CDS encoding ATP-dependent nuclease; its protein translation is MRLTSFQATNFRGLAEVNLPQLEKFNVVVGYNGRGKTNLLSAVYLFLKNMKAGLMRATFEDPEQEQVLLWKDYDVDKPITLAGTVQLSPAEVARAIGREEPLKLTMSVRISYKSKAMQWEPETVFMNDRPLSSDGIRALEPVLDYVATQVDYVPIFDQVYFDSLMKRMAELNRSPINLKKYWYDFVNLVSKTVPEVKGIDFADFKKLVINMQSLPVYIDLTASGFQRVIMLLFVFWMSPGKLVLVEEPEVNMHPSLQYKILKLIRDWAEKDILQVITTTHSPYVLPLAQAVIVMERKENSSYASVVRLDDEVRSTMTFLGVSPGDLFFSNHILLTTGLVEPSVVKYWMAKVGADPEELGIKVYRLNSEVDLRLWRKLEEALNLRVVVVGDCREDSSGCVRIGREMESYFNRESVVGSLRRIGIVPEDRELRDLNRDELVNWLQSVFKRRGLNYDSLRERVGSLITMMDSVQVPTEVEVLANKIKTEGLK
- the udg gene encoding type-4 uracil-DNA glycosylase; translated protein: MLTLDQLRAEVLGCSRCPLWRSRTNAVPGEGSRRCPMFVGEAPGANEDAEGRPFVGAAGKFLTKLIEDVLGLSRTEVYITNLVKCRPPKNREPTPEEEAACWSYLEREISLVKPTILVTLGRHSSAYVLSRGQINFKSIESVRGRTFKVKLGEETATVFPTYHPAAALYNPSLKEELESDFRKLKAFLGGGLEKYLI
- a CDS encoding TIGR00304 family membrane protein, with the protein product MELLELGFVVVFLGFLLIFAGVIYEIIKASRRSEGRSEESEGKGEFGGVIFVGPVPIVFGSSKRMAKWMIVAAAIITAVLVFVFLIQII